One Salmo salar chromosome ssa01, Ssal_v3.1, whole genome shotgun sequence DNA window includes the following coding sequences:
- the nanp gene encoding N-acylneuraminate-9-phosphatase, translated as MNSEGIKAILLDLDNTLIDTAGAGGVAIQKVTELLKTTLGHEHTIAICDRFKHKLHHETFDPAGGRTIDEVRISHWEESIQEVMGGSPSSNPTLASECYYQWKNTRLELLTITPPVLTLLKQLRTSHKLLLLTNGETQTQREKVVALGCQGLFDAVVVGGEHAEEKPARSIFNHCFGKLGVQAHDCVMVGDSLDTDIVGGFNAGVRATVWINDGGVRPPEGSVNPDYTIPSVLDLPEVLAKLK; from the exons ATGAACAGTGAAGGTATCAAGGCGATATTGCTCGACTTGGATAACACGCTCATTGACACAGCGGGTGCCGGTGGAGTGGCCATTCAAAAA GTCACAGAGCTCTTGAAGACAACATTAGGCCATGAACACACCATTGCCATTTGTGACAGATTTAAGCACAAGCTCCATCACGAGACCTTTGACCCAGCTGGTGGTAGGACAATAGATGAGGTGCGGATCAGTCACTGGGAGGAGAGCATCCAGGAGGTTATGGGTGGGAGTCCCAGCTCTAACCCCACCCTTGCCAGTGAGTGCTACTACCAGTGGAAGAACACTCGCCTGGAGCTTCTAACCATAACACCTCCAGTACTTACCCTGCTGAAGCAGCTGAGGACCAGCCACAAACTGCTGCTGCTGACCAATGGAGAAACCCAGACACAGAGGGAGAAGGTAGTGGCGTTGGGGTGTCAGGGGCTGTTTGAtgctgtggtggtggggggagagcATGCAGAAGAAAAGCCAGCCCGCTCCATCTTCAACCATTGCTTTGGCAAGCTCGGGGTGCAGGCCCACGACTGTGTTATGGTGGGAGACTCCCTTGACACAGACATTGTCGGGGGGTTTAATGCAGGGGTTAGAGCCACAGTGTGGATTAATGACGGAGGGGTGCGTCCACCTGAGGGATCTGTCAATCCAGACTACACCATTCCCTCTGTGCTGGATTTACCTGAGGTGCTGGCCAAGTTGAAGTGA